The genomic interval GCGCTGCCTTCATCTGTTGAGTCCGTGCCGGCAACGGATGAGGATTGGGGAACCGAGTACATGGACCTGGACCTCGCCGTCGCAATGGTGGACAGCCTGGATGACGCCGTCAAGCACATCCGGACCTGGTCCACGGGCCACACCGAAGCGATCCTCACCAACGACCTGGCCAACGCGGAGCGGTTCATCGCCGAGGTTGACTCTGCTGCGGTCATCGTCAACGCGTCCACGCGGTTTACCGACGGCGGCGAGTTGGGCCTCGGTGCCGAGGTTGGCATCTCCACGCAGAAGCTGCACGCCCGCGGCCCTATGGGACTGACTGAGCTCACCACCACTAAGTGGATCGTGCAGGGCGAGGGCCAGGTCCGCGGGTAGCAACGCGGTAATATAGACAGAAGTCCGGAACGGCGGGACAATCCGCTGCCACATCCTTGAACCTTAGGGGAGAAAATGCTGCTCCAGCAGATCGCCATGACCGTTGCCGAAGGCGGAGAACACGCACCCGCTCCGATCTGGGCTGAGCCGTGGGTGTTCGGCGTATCCATTTTCGCCATCCTGCTGGTGATGATGTTCGTTACGCTCTCCTACTCGAACCTGGGCAACCGGCACACCGTAACGGATGAGCACGCCGATCCGCACCGCCAGCACCCCAACAAGCACGACCACGGCCAAGGCCACTGAAATTTCCCGTGTTCTGCACCGTGACGGTGCGCAAAGGCGGCTGCGGCTGGGCGTGATGGGCGGGACGTTTGATCCCATCCACCACGGCCACCTTGTTGCAGCCAGCGAAGTGGCCGCCAAGTTCGGCCTGGATGAAGTGGTCTTTGTCCCCACCGGGCAGCCGTGGCAAAAGTCGCACAAGCAGGTCAGTGAGCCTGAGCACCGCTACCTCATGACGGTGATCGCCACGGCATCGAACCCCCGCTTCACTGTCAGCAGGGTGGATATCGACCGGCCCGGTCGCACGTATACCATTGATACCTTGCGGGATCTCCGGACCCAACGTCCGGATGCGGATCTGTTCTTCATTACCGGTGCGGATGCACTGGCGCAGATTCTGTCCTGGAAGGACATCGACGAGCTGTGGTCACTGGCCCATTTTGTCGGTGTGACACGGCCGGGACATGTGCTTGATGGCATGGGCCGCAAGGACGTCAGCCTCCTTGAGGTGCCGGCCATGGCCATCTCGTCCACGGACTGCCGTGTCCGTGTAGCCGGGAACAACCCCGTCTGGTACCTCGTGCCGGACGGAGTGGTCCAATACATCGCCAAATATGGTCTGTACGCCGAGGGATCAGATCCCGAGGACGTCCGAACTACCGAAACAGACGAGCCAGCCAGTACTGAATGAGTCCTCAATGAGTCAGGAAAAGCCCCCCGTCCGCAGCCGCCGAGAAATGCGGCAGGCCAGAGATGAGAACCCGGCTCCCGGGTCCAACGGCCCGGGCCAGGTTTCGCCTGCCTCAAAACAACGGCGCGCGGCTGACGCCGCGGTGGATTCCGTCCCTGAGCAGTCCCAAGCGCAGCGGTCCTCGCAGATCCGGGCCCGCGACCGCGCGGCGCTGCGTGCCATCAAGGAACTCGAGGAGAAAGAGGGCCAGCTTTCCGCAGGAGGCCCTCCCACGCGCAGGCAGTTGCGGCTCCAGCAACTGAAGGAACAGGCCGTCACGTCGGCCAATCCCATCATTCCCGCTCCCATGGGGCAGCCTTTGCCAAGCCAATCCGCGCCGAGCCAATCCGGGCCGGGTCAAGCGAAGCCAGGTCAAGACACTGCTGTATCCGCCGATATGGCCGGGCCCGCCGCGCCGGCGAACGGTGCAGGTGTTCCGGCTGGCATGAGCGTGGAGCAGGCACTCGCAGCCCGCACGCTTATTGCCGAGCAGGCCAAGAACCAGCTGGCCAAGATGGAACACATCGCCTCGCTGGACCCCGAAGCAGTGGATCCGGACATCCTTGCGGAACAGATCGCCTTGGCCGAACGCGCGGCGGTGCTGAACCGCCGGGCGATGGCCAAGCGGAAGCTGGCCGAGCAGGCCGCCCCTGCACAGCCAGTATCAGTACCCACGCAGGGTTCCAATCCGCAGGCCGCGGCCACCCAATCCGTTCCCCAGACGGGCCCGGCCACCGCCGACAACCTGGCCATGGTCACGCCGCTGGAATTCGTGCAGGTACCCGGCGTCGACCGTCCTGTGATGAAACCCCCGGCGACCTCCTACGTGCCGTTGGCGACCCATTCCGGACCTAAGGTCCGGCCTGGCGGCAAGGGCCGCCGGCCGTCCACTACGTCCAAAGAGCCGGCCGCAGGTTCTGCGCAGGCGGCCGCTTCGGGCCGTTCCCGGGTGATCGCCCGTGCGGAAGCTGCTGCCAGGGCCGCCGCGGCACCGAAGCGCGTCGTCCCCGTCCAGCCCCACGTGGCCGATACACCAATGGGGGAGCCGGACGATCTGTTCGATGACCTGCCGCGCATCCCGGCACGGTCAGCACACGGGCTGGAGCCGCTGGATGCGGCAACGGCCGGCCTGGCCCGTGCGAAGCGGCTCAGGGTTATGCAGGTCCTCGTCCTGGCTTTTGGGATTGTGGCCCTTATTTCCGGCGTTATCCTCATCGTCAGCGGCATCTCCAGCTGACCAGGCAACGCCCTTTTACGAAGCTTTAGAAAACTACAAGGAGTCCCATGACTGCAACAGATTCATCCATCGCCATTGCCCGCCAAGCCGCCAAGGCAGCCGCGGACAAGATTGCCCACGACATTGTGGCGCTCGACGTCAGCGAACGGCTGGCACTGGCAGACGTCTTCCTCATCGCATCCGCGCCGAGCGAGCGCCAGGTCAACGCCATCGTTGACGGCATCGAAGAAGAACTTTCCAAGCAGGACCTCCGTCCGGTACGCCGCGAAGGCCGCTCCGGCGGGCGCTGGGTACTGCTGGATTACTCGGACATCGTCATCCACGTCCAGCATGAAGAGGACCGCGTTTTCTATGCCCTGGAGCGCCTGTGGAAGGACTGCCCGGTGGTTGACCTGCAGCTGGGCGAGGACACTTCAGCCAAGGCAACGGCGGCCTCCGACTCCGAATAGCAGGCCTTGCCGGCCCGAATATGCCCGATTTGGAATTTTCGGAAAAGCTGGTCTAAGATATTTGAGTTGCTCCGGGGAGACCGCGGAGTAACGAAGGTCCGGGGCTGTGGCGCAGCTGGTAGCGCACCTGCATGGCATGCAGGGGGTCAGGGGTTCGAGTCCCCTCAGCTCCACCGGATAATCCGCCGGAATCGAAAGATTCCGGCGGATTTTTTTGTTGCAGGAAGTTGCAGGAAAATGATCCTCCCGATTGGCGCCGCGCGCAGTTTTCTATTAAGCTGATCAGGTTGCTTCGGGCGGTCTGAACCGCGGAGGAGCATAAGTTTGGGGCTGTGGCGCAGCTGGTAGCGCACCTGCATGGCATGCAGGGGGTCAGGGGTTCGAGTCCCCTCAGCTCCACCAAACAGGACGCAGGTCCGCAAAAAAATGAGCCACCCGGTCGGGTGGCTCATTTTTTGTCTCCCAAGCAGGGAGCCCGGAGAAGTGGGCGCCGAGTAGTGAGCGCCTAGACCCAGTCAGTCCGGCGCAGCGGCGGCCCGTCCCCGCCGGCACGCTGGACGAGGATCTGGTTGACGCCCGTGATCCCGGTTTCAAAGCCCAGGGCACTTGAGGCCATGTAGAGCCGCCACACCCGCGCCCGGCCCAGGCTGGTGAGCCGAACGGCTTCGTCCCAGTTCTCTTCGAGCCTGCGCACCCACGCCCGCAAGGTCAGGGCATAGTGCTGGCGCAAGGCCTCCACGTCCAACACTTCGAACCCGCCGGTCTCCAGCGCGCTGACCATCTCGCCCAGGCTGATCATCTGGCCGTCCGGAAAGACATAGCGCGGAATGAACGAATCCGGGTCGGGCTTGATGAGGCCGGCATTCCAGGAGATGGCGTGGTTTAGCAGCCGGCCGCCGGGACGAAGCAGGCCGTGCAGCACATCGACATAGTGGGGTGTCTGTTCCCGGCCCACGTGTTCGGACATGCCGATGGAGCTGATGGCGTCGAACGGCCCGTCGGCGATATCCCGGTAATCCTGGACCCGGATGTCGATGTTTTCGGTCAACCCGGCGTCGGCAGCACGTTTGCGCGCCAGCACGGCCTGTTCGGTGGAGAGTGTCACGCCCACCACCGAGACGCCGTAATGCTGCGCCGCGTGCAACGCGAAGCTGCCCCAGCCGCACCCCACGTCCAGTACCCTCATCCCGGGCTTCAGTCCAAGCTTCCGGCAGACGAGATCCAGCTTGGCCTTCTGCGCGTCATCCAGTCCGGCCGGAAGACCGCGGCTGGCAAGGGTGCCGCCGCCGCCGGGTCCATCCGCCCACACAGCGCACGAGTAAACCATTGAGGGTCCCAGCACGAGGGCGTAAAAGTCGTTGCCGACGTCGTAATGGTGCGAGATGGCCGCGGCGTCGCGCTGCCGGGTGTGGAGCCGGCCCTTCCGCGTGACCTTGGCCTCCTCCGGCGGCGGAGCCGGGTTGGGGCCCAGCGCGCCCAGCCGGACCGCCGTGCTGACCAGCGTGGCCAGTTCACGCGGAGTCAGGGGCCGGAAGGGGCCGGGCTCGGAAAACTTGCCCACCGAGCTGAGCGCCGTGAAGGCTGCAAAGATGTCGCCGGGGGCGACGATGTCCCCGGCGACGTAGGCGCGGCTGAGCCCGAGCTGCCCCGGCGACCACAGGATCCGGCGCAGGGCGCGGCGTGACCTGAATTCGAGGACCGGGGCGTCGGGCGGCCCCGCCTCGGACCCGTCCCACGCCCGCAGCCTCAGCGGTATCTCCGTCGTCCCCAGGACGATGCCCAGTGCGTTCGCCAGCAGCGACGCTGCCCCTTTTTCTGTTCTCATGGTCCTCGCCTTTCGTCCGCCTAGGCCCAACAGTACGACGCCGGCGCGCGCCTGTCAGCGCAGCGGCGCGATTATCATGGGGGAGTGAATGAGACGTTGCCACCGTGCCCCGAATGCTCCAGCGCCTACACCTACGAGATGGGTGCGCTCCTGGTCTGCCCGGAATGCGGCCACGAGTGGTCCGCCCAGGCGGCGGAGGCGACGGCAGAGGCCGGGCCGAGGGTCATCAAGGATGCAGTGGGCAACATCCTCGCCGACGGTGACACGGTCACTGTGATCAAGGACCTGAAAATCAAGGGCAGCTCCGGTGTCATCAAGGTAGGCACCAAAGTCCGCGGGATCAGGCTCATGGACGGTGTGGGCGATCACGACATCGACTGCAAGGTGGACGGCGTGGGGCCGATGCAGCTCAAATCCTCCGTGGTGAAAAAGGTCTAGCCGGAACCGGTCAGGGGCATGGACTACGGAACCACCGACGTTGTGGTCATCGGCGCGGGCCAGGCGGGACTCTCCGCCGCCTACCACCTGCAGCGCCGGGCGCTGGACTACAGGGTCCTCGACGCGGAGGAAGGTCCGGGCGGCGCCTGGCGCCACCGCTGGAAGAGCCTGGTCATGGCCACGGTCAACGGCATCAGTGACCTTCCCGGCATCGCGAAGCCTGACGTGGATCCCACGGAACCCAGCTCGGAGTTCCTGAGCCGGTACTTCGCCGGCTACGAGCGGGACCTCGGGATTGAGGTCCTGCGCCCGGTCAAGGTCACCTCGGTGGCCAGGGAAGACGCCGATCCGGCGGGGCGCCTGCGGATCAGCACCGACGGCGGCGGCTGGTCAGCGAAGGCGGTCATCAACGCAACCGGTACGTGGACCCGGCCGTTCTGGCCCATCTACCCGGGCCGGGCCACGTTCCGGGGCCGGCAACTGCACGTTGCCGATTACGTCTCCGCCGAGGATTTCCGCGGCCTGCACGTCATCGTCGTGGGAGGCGGAATTTCCGCCGTCGGGCTGTTGGACGAGGTCTCGCAGGTGACCAGCACGAGCTGGTTCACCCGGCGGGAACCGGACTGGCGTGACGCCGCGTTCGACGCCCAGGCCGGCCACAACGCCGTCGCCCTCGTGGAGGAGCGCGTGCGGCAGGGCCTCCCGCCGCAAAGCGTGGTGGCCGTGACCGGCCTCATCTGGACCCCGGCGCTGAGGGCTGCAGCACAACGGGGTGCGCTGGACCGTCGCCCCATGTTCACCGCCATAGAGCCCGACGGCGTCCGGCTCGCCGACGGGAGCCTGCTCCGTGCCGACGTCATTCTGTGGGCCACCGGATTCCGTGCCGAGCTCGAACACCTGGCGCCGCTGCATCTCCGGGGACCCGGTGGCGGCATCGCCATGGAAGGGACCCAGGTGGCAATCGAGCCGCGCGTCCATCTGGTCGGGTATGGGCCGTCGTCGTCCACCATCGGCGCCAACAGGGCGGGCCGGGCGGCCGTCACCGCCATCCTCAAACTGCCCGCGCTTGCATCAACCGCATCAACAACCAGTACATGAACAGACGGCAGGAACCAGTGGCACAGAACAACCTTGAGGACATCTTCGGCACGCTCCGGCGCCACCCGGATGTCGAAGCCCCGAACCTCCAGGCCTGGGACGCCACGGACCGGCTGCTGCTCGAAGCCGCCGCAGTGCGCACGGAACCGGGTACCCGGCTGGCAGTGATCGGCGACCGCTACGGTGCTCTCACGCTCGGTGCGCTTGGCACTATGGGGGTCCGCCGGGTCCGTGTGCATGAGGATCTCATCACGGGGGAGCGCGCCCTGCGGAACAACGCTGCGGCTATGGGGCTTGCAGCGGCGGATCCCGGAGCCATTGACGCCACTGGGTTCGAACAATTGCCGCTGGGGGAGGAACTGCTGTCCGGCGCGGAGCTGGTGCTGCTTCAACTGCCGCGGACGCTGGCGGAGCTTGAGGAAATCGCAGCCGCCGTGGCGCGTTATGCCGCCCCTGAGGTGGTGCTGCTCGCCGGCGGGCGGATCAAACACATGTCCCTGGGAATGAACGCGGTCCTGGAACGCCACTTCGAGACGGTCCAGCCGCAGCTGGCGCGGCAGAAGTCCCGGATCATCCTGGCCAGCGGCGCCCGGCAAACTGAGACGCACGAGTGGAGTCCCGCCGTCGAACGCCTTGCCGAGCTGGACCTGGACGTTGCTGCGCACGGTGCCGTCTTTGCTGGGGCGAAACTGGACATCGGGACCAGGTTCCTCCTGACCTTCCTGCCGGAGATGCCTGAAGCCGGGCACGCCATCGATCTGGGCTGTGGCACCGGCATCCTCGCCGCCATGTACGCCCGCCAGAACCCGGCCTCAAGGGTCACGGCCACGGACCGGTCCGCCGCCGCCGTCGCGTCCGCCCGGGCTACGGCTCAGGCCAACGGCCTCGAGGAACGGATTACCGCCCTCCAGGATGACGCCATGAGCACCCTCCCGGACGGAAGCGCCGACCTGGTCCTGCTGAATCCGCCCTTCCACCTGGGCGCCAGTGTGCATGCCGGAGCGGGCATCAAACTGTTCGAGGCGGCAGCCAGGGTCCTGGCGCCGGGCGGTGAGCTGTGGACGGTGTTCAACCGGCACCTGCAGTACCTCCCGGCGCTGGAGCGGCTGGTGGGTCCCACCACTGTTCGGGGCGGCAATCCAAAGTTCACGGTGGCGGTCAGCACCCGGCGGCCATAGGCGTGCCTGCACGGCATGGTGGCGCCTCCGGCCGCGGCGCGGCCCCACCTCCGGCTCTGGGCGTTGATCAGGAGGTAACGTACCATTCAGACATCATGAATACGCGGCCGAAAACCTAGGGGAGACCGTGCCAGAAATTCGCCAGTCCTCGGCGCCACGGCGCGGGACTAATCTTCCGCGCATGGGGGACTTCAACCTCACGGTCATCCTGGATGCCATCCGCCGGTCATCCGGGGGGCTCAGCCGCGTGGAGCTCGCCCAGATTGTGGGGCTCTCGCCGCAGACCATCTCCAACATCTCCC from Pseudarthrobacter sp. SSS035 carries:
- the nadD gene encoding nicotinate-nucleotide adenylyltransferase — protein: MSTPIRTASTPTSTTTAKATEISRVLHRDGAQRRLRLGVMGGTFDPIHHGHLVAASEVAAKFGLDEVVFVPTGQPWQKSHKQVSEPEHRYLMTVIATASNPRFTVSRVDIDRPGRTYTIDTLRDLRTQRPDADLFFITGADALAQILSWKDIDELWSLAHFVGVTRPGHVLDGMGRKDVSLLEVPAMAISSTDCRVRVAGNNPVWYLVPDGVVQYIAKYGLYAEGSDPEDVRTTETDEPASTE
- the rsfS gene encoding ribosome silencing factor, producing the protein MTATDSSIAIARQAAKAAADKIAHDIVALDVSERLALADVFLIASAPSERQVNAIVDGIEEELSKQDLRPVRREGRSGGRWVLLDYSDIVIHVQHEEDRVFYALERLWKDCPVVDLQLGEDTSAKATAASDSE
- a CDS encoding cyclopropane-fatty-acyl-phospholipid synthase family protein, with product MRTEKGAASLLANALGIVLGTTEIPLRLRAWDGSEAGPPDAPVLEFRSRRALRRILWSPGQLGLSRAYVAGDIVAPGDIFAAFTALSSVGKFSEPGPFRPLTPRELATLVSTAVRLGALGPNPAPPPEEAKVTRKGRLHTRQRDAAAISHHYDVGNDFYALVLGPSMVYSCAVWADGPGGGGTLASRGLPAGLDDAQKAKLDLVCRKLGLKPGMRVLDVGCGWGSFALHAAQHYGVSVVGVTLSTEQAVLARKRAADAGLTENIDIRVQDYRDIADGPFDAISSIGMSEHVGREQTPHYVDVLHGLLRPGGRLLNHAISWNAGLIKPDPDSFIPRYVFPDGQMISLGEMVSALETGGFEVLDVEALRQHYALTLRAWVRRLEENWDEAVRLTSLGRARVWRLYMASSALGFETGITGVNQILVQRAGGDGPPLRRTDWV
- a CDS encoding zinc ribbon domain-containing protein YjdM gives rise to the protein MNETLPPCPECSSAYTYEMGALLVCPECGHEWSAQAAEATAEAGPRVIKDAVGNILADGDTVTVIKDLKIKGSSGVIKVGTKVRGIRLMDGVGDHDIDCKVDGVGPMQLKSSVVKKV
- a CDS encoding FAD-dependent oxidoreductase, which codes for MDYGTTDVVVIGAGQAGLSAAYHLQRRALDYRVLDAEEGPGGAWRHRWKSLVMATVNGISDLPGIAKPDVDPTEPSSEFLSRYFAGYERDLGIEVLRPVKVTSVAREDADPAGRLRISTDGGGWSAKAVINATGTWTRPFWPIYPGRATFRGRQLHVADYVSAEDFRGLHVIVVGGGISAVGLLDEVSQVTSTSWFTRREPDWRDAAFDAQAGHNAVALVEERVRQGLPPQSVVAVTGLIWTPALRAAAQRGALDRRPMFTAIEPDGVRLADGSLLRADVILWATGFRAELEHLAPLHLRGPGGGIAMEGTQVAIEPRVHLVGYGPSSSTIGANRAGRAAVTAILKLPALASTASTTST
- a CDS encoding methyltransferase; the encoded protein is MAQNNLEDIFGTLRRHPDVEAPNLQAWDATDRLLLEAAAVRTEPGTRLAVIGDRYGALTLGALGTMGVRRVRVHEDLITGERALRNNAAAMGLAAADPGAIDATGFEQLPLGEELLSGAELVLLQLPRTLAELEEIAAAVARYAAPEVVLLAGGRIKHMSLGMNAVLERHFETVQPQLARQKSRIILASGARQTETHEWSPAVERLAELDLDVAAHGAVFAGAKLDIGTRFLLTFLPEMPEAGHAIDLGCGTGILAAMYARQNPASRVTATDRSAAAVASARATAQANGLEERITALQDDAMSTLPDGSADLVLLNPPFHLGASVHAGAGIKLFEAAARVLAPGGELWTVFNRHLQYLPALERLVGPTTVRGGNPKFTVAVSTRRP